The following coding sequences lie in one Arabidopsis thaliana chromosome 3, partial sequence genomic window:
- a CDS encoding initiation factor 4F subunit (DUF1350) (Protein of unknown function (DUF1350); FUNCTIONS IN: molecular_function unknown; INVOLVED IN: biological_process unknown; LOCATED IN: chloroplast; EXPRESSED IN: 22 plant structures; EXPRESSED DURING: 13 growth stages; CONTAINS InterPro DOMAIN/s: Protein of unknown function DUF1350 (InterPro:IPR010765); BEST Arabidopsis thaliana protein match is: Protein of unknown function (DUF1350) (TAIR:AT5G47860.1); Has 426 Blast hits to 356 proteins in 87 species: Archae - 0; Bacteria - 208; Metazoa - 0; Fungi - 0; Plants - 83; Viruses - 0; Other Eukaryotes - 135 (source: NCBI BLink).) produces MEFGLATSSFLGTQLIPATLFSKRARALSLTVTATGGSRNNKVYTRLDSCLVIPPPPKFKKPRAIVKFLGGAFVGAVPELTYSYLKELLAKEGYLIVSVPYNVTFDHEQAAKQVYERFNSCLDTIVSSGIPNSNLKPGDLADLPLFSVGHSNGALLQVLTGSYFAEKIPKVNAIISFNNKSATEAVPYFEQLGPLIQQMLPMVEASPVYEMARNASGDVLKLLLDTAGTTILNNDQEALKSFTKLVDQLPSVFGEVGQGVSEFRPSPLENRNCFKCSYSVPHTLLVQFNSDAIDETDLLEETLRPRIESIGGTLEKVRLNGNHLTPCIQDPKWQIGTVYTPADAVAQALKTIPLSETRVLSRTIVDWFRRFEN; encoded by the exons ATGGAGTTTGGATTAGCCACTTCGAGTTTTCTGGGTACTCAACTAATCCCGGCCACTCTGTTTAGCAAACGAGCTCGAGCTTTGTCTCTCACCGTCACAGCGACCGGTGGCAGCAGAAACAATAAGGTTTACACGAGGCTTGATTCTTGTCTAGTgattcctcctcctcctaaaTTCAAGAAACCGCGTGCTATTGTTAAATTCTTGGGAGGTGCCTTCGTCGGAGCTGTTCCTGAACTCACTTACAG TTACCTTAAGGAGCTACTGGCAAAGGAAGGGTATTTGATAGTATCTGTGCCGTACAATGTTACATTTGATCATGAACAAGCTGCTAAGCAAGTTTATGAGAGGTTTAATTCATGCTTGGACACGATTGTCTCATCTGGAATTCCAAATTCAAACTTGAAGCCTGGAGATTTAGCTGACCTTCCTCTTTTCTCAGTTGGTCACAG TAATGGTGCACTGCTCCAAGTTTTGACCGGAAGTTATTTTGCTGAGAAGATACCAAAG GTTAATGCCATTATTTCATTCAATAACAAATCAGCGACAGAGGCGGTTCCATATTTTGAGCAG CTTGGTCCTCTCATCCAGCAGATGCTGCCAATGGTGGAAGCTTCTCCAGTATATGAAATGGCTCGAAATGCTTCAG GTGATGTTTTGAAACTCTTACTTGACACAGCTGGGACAACGATTCTAAACAACGATCAAGAAGCTCTTAAGTCATTTACTAAATTGGTGGATCAATTGCCATCAGTATTTGGTGAG GTAGGACAAGGAGTGTCAGAATTCAGACCGTCACCACTTGAGAATCGCAATTGCTTCAAGTGCTCCTACAGCGTTCCACACACTCTACTG GTACAATTCAACTCCGATGCAATCGACGAGACTGATTTGCTCGAAGAAACTCTTAGGCCTCGGATAGAATCTATTGGTGGTACACTTGAAAAGGTTCGGCTGAACGGAAACCATCTTACACCTTGCATACAG GATCCAAAGTGGCAAATTGGGACTGTGTACACGCCAGCAGACGCTGTGGCTCAGGCGCTAAAGACCATTCCTCTTAGCGAAACTCGAGTTCTTTCCAGGACGATCGTTGACTGGTTTAGACGGTTTGAGAATTGA
- a CDS encoding initiation factor 4F subunit (DUF1350) (Protein of unknown function (DUF1350); FUNCTIONS IN: molecular_function unknown; INVOLVED IN: biological_process unknown; LOCATED IN: chloroplast; EXPRESSED IN: 22 plant structures; EXPRESSED DURING: 13 growth stages; CONTAINS InterPro DOMAIN/s: Protein of unknown function DUF1350 (InterPro:IPR010765); BEST Arabidopsis thaliana protein match is: Protein of unknown function (DUF1350) (TAIR:AT5G47860.1); Has 35333 Blast hits to 34131 proteins in 2444 species: Archae - 798; Bacteria - 22429; Metazoa - 974; Fungi - 991; Plants - 531; Viruses - 0; Other Eukaryotes - 9610 (source: NCBI BLink).) produces MLFLCLCVICSYLKELLAKEGYLIVSVPYNVTFDHEQAAKQVYERFNSCLDTIVSSGIPNSNLKPGDLADLPLFSVGHSNGALLQVLTGSYFAEKIPKVNAIISFNNKSATEAVPYFEQLGPLIQQMLPMVEASPVYEMARNASGDVLKLLLDTAGTTILNNDQEALKSFTKLVDQLPSVFGEVGQGVSEFRPSPLENRNCFKCSYSVPHTLLVQFNSDAIDETDLLEETLRPRIESIGGTLEKVRLNGNHLTPCIQDPKWQIGTVYTPADAVAQALKTIPLSETRVLSRTIVDWFRRFEN; encoded by the exons ATGTTGTTCCTTTGTCTCTGTGTGATTTGTAGTTACCTTAAGGAGCTACTGGCAAAGGAAGGGTATTTGATAGTATCTGTGCCGTACAATGTTACATTTGATCATGAACAAGCTGCTAAGCAAGTTTATGAGAGGTTTAATTCATGCTTGGACACGATTGTCTCATCTGGAATTCCAAATTCAAACTTGAAGCCTGGAGATTTAGCTGACCTTCCTCTTTTCTCAGTTGGTCACAG TAATGGTGCACTGCTCCAAGTTTTGACCGGAAGTTATTTTGCTGAGAAGATACCAAAG GTTAATGCCATTATTTCATTCAATAACAAATCAGCGACAGAGGCGGTTCCATATTTTGAGCAG CTTGGTCCTCTCATCCAGCAGATGCTGCCAATGGTGGAAGCTTCTCCAGTATATGAAATGGCTCGAAATGCTTCAG GTGATGTTTTGAAACTCTTACTTGACACAGCTGGGACAACGATTCTAAACAACGATCAAGAAGCTCTTAAGTCATTTACTAAATTGGTGGATCAATTGCCATCAGTATTTGGTGAG GTAGGACAAGGAGTGTCAGAATTCAGACCGTCACCACTTGAGAATCGCAATTGCTTCAAGTGCTCCTACAGCGTTCCACACACTCTACTG GTACAATTCAACTCCGATGCAATCGACGAGACTGATTTGCTCGAAGAAACTCTTAGGCCTCGGATAGAATCTATTGGTGGTACACTTGAAAAGGTTCGGCTGAACGGAAACCATCTTACACCTTGCATACAG GATCCAAAGTGGCAAATTGGGACTGTGTACACGCCAGCAGACGCTGTGGCTCAGGCGCTAAAGACCATTCCTCTTAGCGAAACTCGAGTTCTTTCCAGGACGATCGTTGACTGGTTTAGACGGTTTGAGAATTGA